The DNA region AtctaatcatataattatatataattatatatggttTATTGTACAATTAGAGCAAATCTctgggctaaatatttttatctatgagaaattagaaaaaaaagcatgAAGAAAGCTAATAACTTTCTATATACTCCTTATGCTCTCATTAAAACGTTTCCGTAAGCGCGTATATCAAATAATCTACTCGCTTCTTGATAGTAGTTTTAaggacaataaaaaaattgtgaagagAACATATGATACGTCCTAACATTCTAGGTACTTGTCGAATAaatcacaatataaaaatacaaatcgaAAGTCTATTTCCTTTTTCTGCCTTAGTCGATTTCCGATTCTGCAATTATTACTGCTCGAACATAGCAGCGTGCTCTAACAATATACTATTTTGGTTAATTCTTAgcgatattctttttctttgaatgttttttgttttcgCTTATTGTTTCCATAGTGAAAACAAGATTGTTTGCGATATCGCTGGTAATGCGCAATTATAATGTGGGTCACTCTTCTTCGATTATTCtctcaaagatattttaaccAAGATCAGGTTATGAAAAACTAAACCTAATCTTGCATTAGAGAATATCATGTGTTAAGAGTAACCTTTTTTGATGATCTGTCATTCAAATGTTGCTGAAAATCCACATGTAGGTACGTACATAGGTATGTACGATATCCTTAAACGCGAGACGGTAGATTTAGCTACGCATATACAGATAATAATACAGCGCTACGATACCCCCACCAATCCCAATTCCTATGCCTATTGTAAGGGGCGTAAATAATGACCTCTTGAGCTTCTGCCATTCTTCCGTTTCCTTCTGTCGGCGTTTCATCTCGCGCACTTGTGCCGCTAATCGTTCGTTTTTCTCCCGATTGCGCCGACGTACTTCTCCTTTCCTGTTCAGAAAACAAAACTTATATGCAtttcgtaataaattaaatatttaaataattcgcgTCTATTGCTAAGAGGTGTTACTTACGTGTCTGATTTGGACGGAGAATTGTTTGTCTGGAGAGAATTATCAATATCGTTGAAAGAGGTTTCCTCATGTATCAAAACATCTTTGTTGCTTTGTTCAGTTGtacaatttatgaatataatctcCGTGTCTTTCGTGTTCCATTCTGCGTGATTCGGTGGTTCACTCGGTAACGGCTTATCAGGTGGTGTACTTGAATCATCTGTAATTGACATTATAAAagccaatttattttttattaatgtaaaaaattttataaataaaaaaaaaatagaaaaagataaaagtacCATCCGAGCTTATATTATCATCCAAGCTTACATCATCCGAGCTTATATCACTCATTTTATGCGACAAAGATGCTATTCTCGGAGGCAAAGGAGGAGGGTCATCGTCTTTTTCTAACGAAGAGTTGTTTTTATTCACCTTctcataataattctttaatatctcgTTGTTTTCagtattctataatataaaatttcgtgaaaatcagtgattaaatcttattatagTAGCTTAACCAGATACGAAGTTATCttagttgaaataaatatcctcttatttaaaaagtattgtttaatgaaatcatatatatgtttcgcaagaaatatatataaagtatagatataagtattatataatgttactgCTACTATGAATTACTTACCGAGTTGCCAAGTGGCGATTGTTTTGCTCCCTCAATGATGGCAGCATACGAGAAACGCAATTGTTCCGACGTTTGTATCAGACCCATACGTGATTTTCTCATTTCCAATAATACTTCGCGCACATTCACAGCGTTTAAACCATTTTTCTCGATCTGCAATCAAGTAGTTAGCGATTGTTAATGATTGTTAAATCCAGACCAGAAAATGCTTGTTCTATTTAACATACCAGTACTAAGCATGAATCAACCAAGCACAATGTTCCTGATCTTCCTATTCCTGCGGAACAATGAACAACAGGTGGACCAACATTTTGATCTAATGCTCCTGATTGCCTAACGTCTGCCAAGAAACGTAAAAAGGCCGTTGGACTTTGTGGTACTCCAAAGTCTGGCCAAGTGgtataatgaaaatgtaaGATTTCTCTACTATCTTCAGTTTCCAAGTCCGTTATACTATAGATAAGTTAGAAACattgaaaatgttataataatgctTGCAAAAGAATTAAggatgattattaattataaaacaaagctTGATGAGAATGGTTTATgatacttaaaatttatgatatgtacatgtatttcTTTACCGTAATGTTCTAGTAGTGTAGTCTGACGATTCTATTTTGCTGACATATTCCACCTCTAAATTAACATCTTCAAACGTCATAATAGGTTTTGAATCATCCAGAGGCCAATATTGatgacatttaatttgatacttTTCGATTATCTTATTTAACATCAATACAGCTTTACTATTTTGCTCCCATACCATTAGCCAAAAGTGGCCGGCAGTATTTGACAAAGGGCCTTGCGTCAGAATATATTGCCTATTAGCACGTTCCACCTAACaaacaaatgatataatacatttacattacattatcatTTGTTGGCTCTTTAtatcacacaaatatattttataatattttatataatttaatatttacttttataagatTGGCGTGTATATAATCACATACACCTCTTTTAAGAATAACTCTAGTATGATCATATGGTGCCACATCCCTGTAGCGATTCAGAATTTTGTTCTGTGGTTTTCTTGCTTCATTGCATGTATACTCATAATTTCCACATTCATTACGTATATGCTGAAAAATGTTCAAAGTCACatgtaattaatgataaaaattgataaattaaataaaacatgtacaaagaaataatcttttatcatctcacatttaaaaatctataaaagattttgaaaatcatatataatgaattgaTATCATAGATGGATTTCtgtacacatatttttgaaagtttttactattaatctaaattttccaTGTATATCCCAcgactaaataaattaatttaaatagcaCAATCATATACCttatctttctatctctcaCCCAAATATAATTgctccaaaaatatataatacaatcacAAATCGAAATCTGACTTGGAAGGTCAATAAATCATTGATTTACAAATTTGCAAATAGGATTTGCAATAgaataactaattaaatataaatcatataaattagacacattatattaaaataagcaaaaaaataagaaattttagacTTCTATTAtaactttctatatataaatttatatatatatatatatacatatatgctatTGTGAGATacgattttgataaaaagtaaaacttCTGACACAGATAAAGATTACATCATGTGAGATAAAATTCATTGAGCCTAGAGGAAATCATAATAGTAAGAGATATTAAGGAAGATATAACGACTTCAAcggaataattataacattcaaGTGTATCATATATCATCGAGTTTCTCACGTCATCTTCGTTTCGAAGAAATTGCGTACGATCGCTAATTACAAATACTGAAATCATATATTTCCGAGTTGGAAACTCTTGACCTTGACGAGCACAATTACGCCGACTTGTATATACGCCGAGCACAATCGTACATTGTCAATCCGCTTGTCAGGTGTGACAGTTGCCAATTGTCACGCTTTTCcaatgaattttaatagcaatttCGATCAGCCGCACTACATCATACTAATGCATATTAAAGGCTACTgtgatatgtaatatttaaatgaataaatcgagaacacaaatatattatatatattatataaaaatcgcaaAGGTCAAAGacgcaagtatatatattgtatattcaaaaacaaaaaaaaagttggatataaataaaactttcgtTATGAGATCACAGGGTCAATTCGAAATTGCCGGATTAAACGTTGCCTTAGAAAATGCGTACGATAAATTTTTGCGTGTGAACATTCCTGAATATTCCTCATTTTCTACGGAATTTTACCTATTCATACGCAATCTAGCGGTTCTCGAACCAGCAACGTTCTCACGTAAAAATGAAGCGAGTCCGCAGACCGGTCACGATTTAACACGGTGATATTCTACATTTAAGTCGCTACAAGTCTCGATGCACAATAACAGGAACATTTTGCGACTGAGAAAAAAGTGATCTCGGAAAAGCGATAACGCAAGACACGAGAGTTCGCGGAGAGCGAGTGTATAcgtgatagagagagagagagagagagagagactgggagaagggaaaagagagaaagagagcgacgAAGAAGTGCGCGATGAGTAGCCGGCACGATGTGTCAAACGGAGAGCAACGTTGTCCATTAAAATCGTCGGAAATGACAGCGGAAGAGTTGTCGCCGAGCGGAAGAACGACGcattcctctctttctctctctctctctcttcccttcttccttccttccttcctttcttcaCCCTCGTTCCTTCTCTTACCTGAAAAAGCGTCGACCAAGCGCCCTTGGAGTTGATCTCGTAATACTCGGTCTCGACGTTGCTGATTGTTTGCTCGCGTGTTTGCTCACTGCTGGTCATCCTGACGACTCTTAAATTTCCTGGATGCTCCTAACAGGACGTAGAAATAAAAGCAAGCAAACAAGCAAGCAAGcaagcacgcacgcacgcacgcatgcacgcacgcagtTAAGAGGCTGGGCCGTGCGCGTTggacatacacacatatatatatatatatatgtacactcTTTCGATCCCTTTCGCTTTCCTGCCACTCGATTTAACGTCACCTCGAGTTAACGTGCCATGTGCCGATTGTTTTGTCGGCGAAATAGCAGTTTCCGCGTTGCCGAACCACGGAAGCACAATGATGACAAAAAAGAATCGCACAACTCAAAGAGCGGTTCTATGTTCTCTTCCCGGAGGACACGCACTTGTGTCTTGCGTACGTAACCTATGGTCCATCGTAGGTAGCACGCGCAAAGATACGTTCGGCAATCCTACCCGTGGGATAAAGTAGTatttaattgaccaatcaggataGAGAAGGAGCAAAGATTTCTTCTTCATTGGTCAATTTAATGCTACTTCATTGCATGATTTTTGAACGCACCTCAACTGCAGATTCACCCAAGACCGCTTTCATGTTGGCAACCTTGCAATTTTCAAGTTTTCGAATAGACGTTGGAGAAATGTTTGCTCGATGATGGGAGGAGTTATCcgaattattcatatttcttttaatgtatgtattatatatataatgaaatattaatataataaaatattaatactttaagtattatacaaaagatatgtatgttttataaaggtatagatatgttaaaatgtataaaatgtataaaaattctaatcaaGTTTTTatggtattaatatatatatatatatatatatatatatatatatatatatatatatatatatattaaataaatatctaaattaattttacaattacacGTGTacactttaattttacaaaagtttcgaatgttttattaagaacaaattctaaaaatacaattattagaaaaatatattataatgtaaaaagtaCAATTATGTGAGGTAGTTGTCTTTCCTGAAAAAAggctaattaaataatattaaattaataattaacttatataaatttcatgtgtttacaatataacttgtttttttaatcaacaatACTTATGTTCAACGCTCCTAAGAGCATCAGTGggatatatcttaaaaaaatgttaggagaatgaaataaattattctatatatataaatatttaacaataaatatgtgctgtgcgcaaattaaaaatgcgcatcaatttgtacaaattttaatttttcttttgaatttttgagatctttttttcatcttccTCATtgttcgtatttttattattatctatactttttcttttatttaaagtagtTGATCCTTTTAACAGCCAAGAATCCATAAAAGATTGTCGATtgtcttttttctcttgtctatacaataaattgtttcaatcaataatttgtttaatcttatcattcaatattaaaaacaaattagaaataaagttgaaaagatTTATCTTTAACTTAAAAGATTTGTACTTACTGTggttttatctcttttctacAATCAGCAGTTTTATGGAGtacattattaacaattgtgGATACTAAATGCCAACTTAAAGCTTGttcttctaatattatattatttaatcttttaatcacTACATCTGTTGGTAAATCG from Cataglyphis hispanica isolate Lineage 1 chromosome 22, ULB_Chis1_1.0, whole genome shotgun sequence includes:
- the LOC126857668 gene encoding tyrosine-protein phosphatase non-receptor type 1 isoform X2; translation: MTSSEQTREQTISNVETEYYEINSKGAWSTLFQHIRNECGNYEYTCNEARKPQNKILNRYRDVAPYDHTRVILKRGVCDYIHANLIKVERANRQYILTQGPLSNTAGHFWLMVWEQNSKAVLMLNKIIEKYQIKCHQYWPLDDSKPIMTFEDVNLEVEYVSKIESSDYTTRTLRITDLETEDSREILHFHYTTWPDFGVPQSPTAFLRFLADVRQSGALDQNVGPPVVHCSAGIGRSGTLCLVDSCLVLIEKNGLNAVNVREVLLEMRKSRMGLIQTSEQLRFSYAAIIEGAKQSPLGNSNTENNEILKNYYEKVNKNNSSLEKDDDPPPLPPRIASLSHKMSDISSDDVSLDDNISSDDDSSTPPDKPLPSEPPNHAEWNTKDTEIIFINCTTEQSNKDVLIHEETSFNDIDNSLQTNNSPSKSDTKGEVRRRNREKNERLAAQVREMKRRQKETEEWQKLKRSLFTPLTIGIGIGIGGGIVALYYYLYMRS
- the LOC126857668 gene encoding tyrosine-protein phosphatase non-receptor type 1 isoform X1; protein product: MTSSEQTREQTISNVETEYYEINSKGAWSTLFQHIRNECGNYEYTCNEARKPQNKILNRYRDVAPYDHTRVILKRGVCDYIHANLIKVERANRQYILTQGPLSNTAGHFWLMVWEQNSKAVLMLNKIIEKYQIKCHQYWPLDDSKPIMTFEDVNLEVEYVSKIESSDYTTRTLRITDLETEDSREILHFHYTTWPDFGVPQSPTAFLRFLADVRQSGALDQNVGPPVVHCSAGIGRSGTLCLVDSCLVLIEKNGLNAVNVREVLLEMRKSRMGLIQTSEQLRFSYAAIIEGAKQSPLGNSNTENNEILKNYYEKVNKNNSSLEKDDDPPPLPPRIASLSHKMSDISSDDVSLDDNISSDDDSSTPPDKPLPSEPPNHAEWNTKDTEIIFINCTTEQSNKDVLIHEETSFNDIDNSLQTNNSPSKSDTKGEVRRRNREKNERLAAQVREMKRRQKETEEWQKLKRSKKTKVRIKRRICARGRRVHDVDRKNERFLQ